A single region of the Sphingobium sp. EP60837 genome encodes:
- a CDS encoding ATP-binding protein produces the protein MAINLKSTSGISASGVKILAYGQAGAGKTSLIPSLPDPIILSAEGGLLSIQDHDLPYIEVGSMEALREAYEWLSSSDEAKQFKSVALDSISEIAEVVLAHELKNNKDGRAAYGELNSTMAELIRAFRDLPDKHVYFTAKLEKSQDEMGKLLYNPSMPGKSLTQQLPYFFDIVLALRVERDGDGTAQRMLMTDSDGSWTAKARGARGKLDMWEEPDLGVIIRKLAA, from the coding sequence ATGGCTATCAACCTAAAGAGCACGTCGGGCATCTCTGCCAGTGGCGTGAAAATCCTGGCCTACGGGCAGGCGGGCGCAGGCAAGACCTCGCTGATCCCGTCGCTTCCTGATCCCATCATCTTGTCAGCGGAAGGCGGCCTGCTTTCCATTCAGGACCATGACCTGCCGTATATCGAGGTAGGCAGCATGGAAGCGCTGCGGGAGGCTTATGAATGGCTGTCCAGTAGTGACGAAGCAAAGCAGTTCAAGAGTGTGGCGCTCGACAGTATCAGCGAGATTGCCGAGGTCGTTCTTGCCCATGAGTTGAAGAACAACAAGGATGGGCGCGCGGCCTACGGTGAACTCAATAGCACTATGGCCGAACTAATCAGGGCCTTCCGCGATCTTCCCGACAAGCATGTCTACTTCACAGCCAAGCTGGAGAAGTCGCAGGATGAAATGGGTAAACTGCTCTACAATCCATCCATGCCTGGCAAGAGCCTGACGCAGCAACTCCCATATTTCTTCGACATCGTCTTGGCCCTGCGGGTGGAGCGGGACGGTGATGGAACCGCCCAGCGGATGCTCATGACTGACAGCGACGGCTCATGGACCGCCAAGGCCCGCGGTGCTCGCGGCAAGCTGGACATGTGGGAAGAGCCAGATCTGGGCGTTATTATCCGGAAGCTGGCAGCATGA